One window of the Onychostoma macrolepis isolate SWU-2019 chromosome 21, ASM1243209v1, whole genome shotgun sequence genome contains the following:
- the LOC131528614 gene encoding bile salt-activated lipase-like — protein sequence MMMMAMLGVFISVAFILGTANAASLGAVYTEGGMVQGKSHSVGLFRYMDVFKGIPFAAPPGRLEKPVPHPGWDGVLKATDYRKRCMQLNLLATDVVGSEDCLYLNIWVPQGRTVSTNLPVMVFIYGGGFLLGAGQGANFLDNYLYDGQEIADRGNVIVVTFNYRVGSLGFLSSGDAEAPGNYGLWDQHAAISWVHRNIRNFGGNPDNITIFGESAGAASVNFQILSPKNKGLIRRAISQSGVALCPWAVNRNPRQYAEEIAKKVGCPTDSGMVACLKNKDPKAVTLAGNVKFSTSASQPIVHNLALSPVIDGDFLPDEPETLFGNAADIDYIIGVNDMDGHIFATLDISSINNALVSTPVADVRALSIALSESRGVDAGIATYEEYTVKWGSKPSDSDIKKTVVDMETDYIFLVPSQAALYLHSDHAKSGRTYSYLFTEPSRMPVFPLWMGADHADDLQYVFGKPLSTPLGYFPRHRDVARYMISYWTNFAQTGDPNKGESSVPVNWPEFASSGHKYLDINNKMNRDSVKQMLRTRLVYYWTTVFASFPGVQKN from the exons atgatgatgatggcgATGCTGGGAGTTTTCATCTCTGTTGCCTTCATCCTGGGCACAGCAAATGCAGCTTCT TTGGGAGCTGTGTACACCGAGGGAGGGATGGTACAGGGAAAGAGTCACAGTGTTGGACTCTTCCGCTATATGGACGTGTTCAAGGGAATCCCCTTCGCCGCTCCACCTGGCAGATTAGAGAAGCCCGTTCCTCACCCAGGCTGGGACG GTGTTCTGAAAGCCACCGACTACAGAAAGAGGTGCATGCAGCTCAATCTTCTCGCTACTGATGTTGTGGGCAGTGAAGACTGTCTCTACCTGAACATCTGGGTCCCTCAGGGCAGAACTG TGTCTACCAATCTGCCTGTTATGGTGTTCATCTATGGTGGTGGCTTCCTGCTTGGTGCTGGTCAGGGTGCAAACTTCTTGGACAACTACCTGTACGACGGACAGGAGATCGCAGACAGAGGAAATGTCATTGTGGTGACATTCAACTATCGTGTCGGTTCCCTGGGATTCCTCAGCAGTGGAGATGCTGAAGCACCTG GAAACTATGGCCTGTGGGATCAGCACGCCGCTATCTCCTGGGTACACAGAAACATCAGGAATTTTGGTGGCAATCCAGACAACATCACCATCTTTGGGGAGTCAGCAGGAGCCGCCAGCGTCAACTTCCAG ATTCTTTCCCCTAAAAACAAGGGCCTGATCCGCAGAGCTATCTCACAGAGTGGTGTTGCTCTCTGTCCCTGGGCTGTCAACAGAAATCCACGACAGTATGCTGAGGAG ATTGCAAAAAAGGTAGGATGTCCTACTGATAGCGGGATGGTTGCTTGTCTGAAGAATAAAGATCCAAAGGCTGTAACTCTTGCTGGGAATGTGAAATTCAGTACATCTGCTTCTC AACCCATTGTACACAATCTGGCTCTGTCCCCGGTCATCGATGGTGATTTTCTCCCCGACGAGCCTGAAACCCTTTTCGGGAATGCTGCTGACATTGATTACATCATTGGAGTCAATGACATGGACGGCCACATCTTTGCCACCCTTGACATCTCATCTATCAACAACGCACTGGTGTCCACCCCTGT GGCGGATGTCAGGGCTCTCTCGATTGCTCTGTCTGAATCTAGAGGAGTAGATGCTGGTATCGCAACTTATGAGGAGTACACAGTCAAATGGGGTAGTAAGCCTAGTGATTCGGACATTAAGAAAACAGTTGTGGACATGGAGACGGACTACATCTTCCTGGTGCCATCCCAAGCGGCCCTGTACCTCCACTCTGACCATGCCAA ATCTGGAAGAACCTACTCGTATCTGTTCACTGAGCCCTCTCGCATGCCTGTCTTCCCACTCTGGATGGGTGCCGATCACGCTGATGACCTTCAGTATGTGTTTGGGAAGCCTCTCAGCACTCCTCTGGGCTACTTTCCTCGCCATCGTGATGTCGCCAGATACATGATTTCCTACTGGACCAATTTTGCTCAAACTGG TGACCCTAACAAAGGTGAGTCCAGTGTTCCTGTAAACTGGCCTGAGTTTGCCAGCAGTGGCCATAAGTACCTGGATATCAACAACAAGATGAACAGAGACAGTGTGAAGCAGATGTTGAGAACGCGTTTGGTTTACTACTGGACTACAGTCTTTGCCAGCTTCCCTGGTGTCCAGAAGAACTGA